One region of Brassica napus cultivar Da-Ae chromosome A10, Da-Ae, whole genome shotgun sequence genomic DNA includes:
- the LOC106410783 gene encoding nucleolar GTP-binding protein 1 — MVQYNFKKITVVPNGKDFIDIILSRTQRQTPTVVHKGYKINRLRQFYMRKVKYTQTNFHEKLSTIIEEFPRLDQIHPFYGDLLHVLYNKDHYKLALGQVNTARNLISSIAKDYVKLLKYGDSLYRCKCLKVAALGRMCTVLKRITPSLAYLEQIRQHMARLPSIDPNTRTVLICGYPNVGKSSFMNKVTRADVDVQPYAFTTKSLFVGHTDYKYLRYQVIDTPGILDRPFEDRNIIEMCSITALAHLRAAVLFFLDISGSCGYTIAQQAALFHSIKSLFMNKPLVIVCNKTDLMPMENVSEEDRRLIEEMKAEAMKTAMGATEEAVLLKMSTLTEEGVMAVKNAACERLLDQRVEAKMKSKKINDHLNRFHVAMPKPRDNVERPACIPQVVLEAKAKEAAEKEKRKTEKDLEEENGGAGVYSASLRKHYILHHEEWKEDIMPEILDGHNVADFIDPDILLRLEELEREEEIRQANTEEEDFEMDGEELTEEQKQQLAAIRNKKAVLIREHRLKKTVAQNRSTVPRKFDKDKKYTTKRMGRELSSLGLDPSSAVNRARSKSRGRKRDRSEDAGDDDAMEVDDEQQQANKKLRVRSRSRSMSIARSQSRPPAHEVVPGEGFKDSTQKKAAIKISNSSHKKRDKNARRGEADRVIPTLRPKHLFSGKRGKGKTDRR; from the coding sequence ATGGTGCAATACAATTTCAAGAAGATCACAGTCGTCCCCAACGGGAAAGACTTCATCGACATCATCCTCTCACGCACCCAGCGCCAGACCCCAACCGTCGTCCACAAGGGCTACAAAATCAACCGTCTCCGCCAGTTCTACATGCGCAAAGTCAAGTACACTCAGACCAACTTCCACGAGAAGCTCTCCACCATCATCGAAGAGTTCCCTCGCCTCGACCAGATCCACCCTTTCTACGGTGACCTCCTCCACGTCCTCTACAACAAGGACCACTACAAGCTCGCCCTGGGGCAGGTCAACACCGCCAGAAACTTGATCAGCAGTATAGCTAAAGATTACGTGAAGCTGTTAAAGTATGGTGACTCGTTGTACCGTTGCAAGTGTCTTAAAGTGGCTGCTCTTGGTCGGATGTGTACCGTGTTGAAGAGGATTACTCCTAGTTTGGCGTATCTTGAGCAGATCAGGCAGCATATGGCGAGGCTGCCTTCTATTGATCCGAACACGAGGACTGTGTTGATCTGTGGGTATCCTAATGTGGGGAAGAGTTCTTTTATGAATAAAGTGACCAGAGCTGATGTTGATGTCCAGCCTTATGCTTTTACTACGAAGTCGTTGTTCGTTGGTCATACTGATTATAAGTACTTGAGGTATCAGGTGATTGACACGCCTGGGATCTTGGACAGGCCGTTTGAGGATAGGAACATTATTGAGATGTGTAGTATCACTGCTTTAGCGCATCTTCGAGCTGCGGTTTTGTTCTTTTTGGATATCTCTGGGTCTTGTGGTTATACTATTGCTCAGCAGGCTGCGCTTTTCCATAGTATTAAGTCTTTGTTTATGAACAAGCCTTTGGTTATTGTCTGCAACAAGACTGATCTGATGCCGATGGAGAATGTGTCCGAGGAAGATAGGAGGCTGATTGAGGAGATGAAAGCTGAGGCGATGAAGACTGCTATGGGAGCGACTGAGGAAGCGGTGCTGTTGAAGATGAGTACTCTGACGGAAGAGGGAGTGATGGCTGTGAAGAACGCTGCTTGCGAGAGGCTGTTGGATCAGAGGGTCGAGGCGAAGATGAAGTCCAAGAAGATTAATGATCACTTGAACAGGTTCCATGTCGCGATGCCGAAGCCTCGTGATAACGTTGAGAGGCCCGCTTGTATACCTCAGGTGGTTCTGGAGGCTAAGGCTAAGGAGGCTGCTGAGAAGGAGAAGCGGAAGACGGAGAAGGATTTGGAAGAGGAGAATGGGGGAGCTGGAGTTTACTCCGCTAGTTTGAGGAAGCACTACATCTTGCATCATGAAGAGTGGAAGGAGGACATAATGCCTGAGATTCTCGACGGACACAACGTTGCTGACTTCATCGATCCGGATATTTTGTTGAGGCTTGAGGAGCTGGAGCGTGAGGAGGAGATAAGGCAGGCGAACACTGAAGAAGAGGACTTCGAGATGGACGGGGAAGAGCTCACGGAGGAGCAGAAGCAGCAGCTTGCTGCGATTAGGAACAAGAAAGCTGTGCTTATCCGAGAGCATAGGCTCAAGAAGACCGTTGCGCAGAACAGGTCAACCGTCCCTAGGAAGTTTGACAAGGACAAGAAGTATACTACTAAGAGAATGGGTAGGGAGCTTTCGTCTCTGGGACTTGACCCGTCTTCTGCAGTGAACCGCGCGAGAAGCAAGTCTAGAGGGAGGAAGAGGGATCGATCAGAAGATGCAGGCGACGATGATGCAATGGAAGTGGACGATGAGCAGCAACAGGCGAACAAGAAGCTGCGTGTGAGGTCAAGGTCGAGGTCTATGTCGATAGCGAGATCACAGTCAAGACCTCCTGCTCATGAAGTCGTGCCTGGTGAAGGGTTCAAAGACTCTACTCAGAAGAAGGCGGCGATTAAGATTAGCAACAGCTCTCACAAAAAGAGAGACAAGAATGCAAGACGTGGTGAAGCTGATAGAGTTATCCCAACTCTGAGACCTAAGCACTTGTTCTCAGGGAAGAGAGGTAAAGGAAAAACGGATAGGCGTTGA
- the LOC106370988 gene encoding chromosome transmission fidelity protein 18 homolog → MEFDIPLPEELELLEANSYYPEEEDDDYLNFEEPPYPYPIDGDEEKEEEREANLRRSESPDINGCKRPRSIVSDPIVNLDEGSSPAAEKRSKIDDNNRVEMEDEEWLRPPPIKKVVHVMEEEEEVIIPQETILSRYASEIDGECFPITAPDGGDRVYAKFNRALGDEEVKKLDVKAKSNGLIKDPISVLLEQSEKEAFNKVLQASSEDQNESITAETSVMHERLWVDKYSPSSFTELLSDEQTNREVLLWLKQWDASVFGSEIRSTTDEVLSALKRHSTPSHRQKSDSAFTRKKQFSRWSKDSSSFPKNSDASDSNATDNHDLRNKKSKLIGPPEQKILLLCGPPGLGKTTLAHVAAKHCGYRVVEINASDERSAAAIETRILDVVQMNSVTADSRPKCLVIDEIDGALGDGKGAVDVILKMVLAEKKHATGKENIDNGKTSSKKERRTAPLSRPVICICNDLYVPALRPLRQIAKVHVFVQPTVSRVVNRLKYICNMEGMKTRSFGLSALADYTECDIRSCLNTLQFLNKKNETLNVIDIGSQVVGRKDMSKSLFDIWKEIFNKRKMKRERSNDASGSEAKKFDFLHSLVSSRGDYDLIFDGIHENVLQLQYHDPAMDKTVSCLDCLGTSDLLHRYIMRTQQMHLYAYLPSLVIPIHRRVAQIQRPTIQWPKSYHRCRTLLVEKQESLRSWHHKIPPYIGRHLSIKSFVEDSVSPLLHILSPPTLRPVASHLLSEKQKDQLASLVMLMHSYSLTYKNVKLDPAMSNLREGAASDASALALDPHLFDFISFKGRQYKHHVLTLAMKQVLAHEVEKQKILQASGGRSGILSKPPEIKKINPDLVRKTIAASKESHKNPVISKPPSVSVENATTSKPKPSDVKKASRTALSFFDRFRKSRKDYEDPEDVQKRATAKRDSRPLLFKFNEGFTNAVKRPVRMREFLL, encoded by the exons ATGGAATTCGATATCCCACTACCGGAGGAGCTTGAGCTTCTCGAAGCCAACTCTTACTATcccgaagaagaagatgatgactaCCTAAACTTCGAGGAGCCGCCGTATCCTTACCCAATCGACGGCGACgaggaaaaggaagaagaacGGGAGGCTAATCTCCGGCGATCGGAATCTCCCGATATCAACGGCTGTAAACGACCCAGGAGTATAGTGTCCGATCCGATTGTCAATCTCGACGAAGGCTCTTCTCCAGCCGCGGAGAAGAGAAGCAAAATCGATGATAATAATCGGGTGGAGATGGAAGACGAGGAATGGTTACGGCCACCGCCGATTAAGAAAGTCGTACATGTtatggaggaggaagaagaggttATCATTCCTCAGGAGACTATTTTGTCCAG ATACGCTTCTGAGATAGACGGGGAGTGTTTTCCGATTACGGCACCGGACGGAGGAGATAGGGTTTATGCGAAATTCAACCGAGCTTTGGGAGATGAGGAGGTGAAGAAACTGGATGTGAAAGCCAAATCCAATG GTCTTATTAAAGATCCCATCAGTGTTCTTCTAGAACAATCAGAGAAAGAGGCATTTAACAAG GTCTTGCAAGCTAGTTCCGAGGATCAGAATGAATCCATCACTGCAGAAACATCTGTAATGCATGAAAGGCTATGGGTGGATAAGTATTCTCCGAGCTCCTTTACTGAGCTTCTCAGTGATGAGCAGACCAATCGGGAG GTTCTGTTATGGCTTAAGCAGTGGGATGCTTCTGTTTTTGGATCTGAAATTAGGAGCACGACAGATGAAGTATTGTCAGCTTTGAAACGGCATTCTACACCAAGTCATCGTCAAAAATCAGATTCAGCTTTCACAAGGAAAAAACAGTTCAGCAGATGGAGTAAAGATAGTTCTTCATTTCCTAAAAATTCAGACGCGAGTGATAGCAACGCTACAGATAATCATGACTTGCGGAACAAAAAGTCAAAACTTATCGGTCCTCCAGAGCAGAAG ATCCTTCTGCTTTGTGGCCCCCCAGGGCTTGGAAAGACTACGCTTGCTCATGTTGCAGCTAAGCATTGTGGATACCGCGTTGTGGAG ATCAATGCTAGTGACGAGCGATCAGCAGCAGCCATTGAAACTAGAATTCTTGACGTAGTTCAGATGAACTCCGTCACAGCTGACTCTAGACCTAAATGTTTG GTGATTGATGAGATAGATGGAGCTCTTGGTGATGGAAAAGGAGCAGTAGATGTTATCCTAAAGATG GTGTTGGCGGAAAAGAAGCATGCTACAGGCAAGGAAAATATAGATAATGGGAAGACTTCCTCGAAGAAGGAGCGGCGAACAGCACCACTATCAAGACCCGTCATTTGTATATGTAATGACTTATATGTACCAGCTCTTAGACCTCTGCGACAAATAGCGAA GGTTCATGTATTTGTTCAACCAACAGTGAGTCGTGTGGTAAACAG GCTCAAGTATATTTGTAACATGGAGGGGATGAAAACAAGATCTTTCGGTCTTAGTGCCCTTGCGGATTACACTG AATGCGATATACGCTCTTGCTTGAACACACTGCAGTTTCTCAACAAGAAGAATGAAACCCTCAATGTG ATCGACATTGGTTCTCAAGTTGTTGGGCGGAAAGACATGTCAAAGAGTCTCTTTGATATCTGGAAAGAG ATATTCAACAAGAGAAAAATGAAACGAGAACGCTCTAACGACGCTTCTGGCAGTGAGGCCAAAAAATTTGATTTCTTACACTCCCTCGTATCCAGTCG GGGTGATTATGATTTGATTTTCGATGGAATACATGAAAACGTTTTGCAGCTTCAATACCATGATCCAGCGATGGACAAAACA GTTAGCTGCTTGGACTGTCTTGGAACTTCTGATTTGCTGCATCGATATATTATGCGCACCCAGCAAATGCATCTCTACG CTTATTTACCTAGCCTGGTGATACCTATACATCGTCGAGTGGCTCAGATTCAAAGACCAACTATTCAGTGGCCTAAGTCATATCACAG ATGTCGCACGCTTTTGGTGGAAAAGCAGGAGTCCCTGCGGTCTTGGCACCACAAGATACCCCCCTATATTGGGAGGCATTTATCAATCAAGTCTTTCGTAGAAGACTCTGTTTCCCCGCTATTGCATATTCTTTCTCCCCCAACTCTTAGACCA GTGGCATCACATTTGCTATCAGAGAAGCAGAAGGACCAACTGGCGAGTTTGGTCATGCTTATGCACTCATATTCCTTGACTTACAAGAATGTGAAACTTGATCCTGCTATGAGTAACCTCAGGGAGGGTGCTGCTTCAGATGCTTCAGCTCTTGCTTTAGATCCGCATCTATTTGATTTCATTAGTTTCAAG GGTCGCCAATATAAACATCACGTactcaccttagcaatgaaaCAAGTATTGGCACATGAA GTTGAGAAGCAGAAGATATTGCAAGCAAGTGGAGGAAGGTCCGGGATCTTGAGCAAACCACCcgaaatcaagaaaataaatccAGACTTAGTCAGGAAAACTATTGCTGCTTCAAAGGAGAGTCACAAAAATCCAGTTATCTCAAAACCTCCATCAGTCTCAGTTGAAAACGCCACGACTTCAAAACCCAAACCTAGTGATGTGAAAAAGGCATCTCGCACCGCCCTTAGTTTCTTCGACAG GTTTAGAAAGTCGAGGAAAGATTATGAAGATCCAGAGGACGTGCAAAAGCGAGCAACCGCAAAAAGAGATTCACGccctcttctcttcaagtttAACGAG GGTTTCACAAATGCTGTGAAGAGACCGGTTAGAATGCGAGAGTTTCTACTGTGA
- the LOC106370987 gene encoding vesicle-associated membrane protein 721: MAQQQSLIYSFVARGTVILVEFTDFKGNFTSIAAQCLQKLPSSNNKFTYNCDGHTFNYLVEDGFTYCVVAVESAGRQIPMAFLERVKEDFNKRYGGGKAATAQANSLNKEFGSKLKEHMQYCMDHPDEISKLAKVKAQVSEVKGVMMENIEKVLDRGEKIELLVDKTENLRSQAQDFRTTGTQMRRKMWLQNMKIKLIVLAIIIALILIIVLSVCHGFKC, encoded by the exons atggcgcAACAACAGTCGTTGATCTACAGTTTCGTGGCTCGCGGGACGGTGATCCTCGTGGAGTTCACAGATTTCAAAGGCAACTTCACGTCAATCGCTGCTCAGTGCCTCCAGAAGCTCCCCTCTTCCAACAACAAGTTCACCTACAACTGCGACGGTCACACCTTCAACTACCTCGTCGAAGATGGATTCA CCTATTGTGTTGTTGCGGTTGAATCTGCGGGGAGGCAGATTCCGATGGCGTTTTTGGAAAGAGTGAAGGAGGATTTTAACAAGAGATATGGTGGGGGAAAGGCTGCTACTGCTCAGGCTAACAGCTTGAATAAAGAGTTTGG GTCTAAGCTGAAAGAGCACATGCAGTATTGTATGGATCATCCTGATGAGATTAGCAAGCTTGCTAAGGTGAAGGCTCAGGTGTCTGAAGTTAAGGGTGTTATGATGGAAAACATCGAAAAG GTTCTTGACCGTGGTGAGAAAATTGAGCTCCTGGTGGACAAAACCGAGAACCTTCGCTCACAG GCACAAGACTTCAGAACAACGGGGACGCAGATGAGAAGAAAGATGTGGCTTCAGAACATGAAGATAAAACTCATAGTTCTCGCCATCATCATCGCACTGATTCTCATAATCGTGCTCTCAGTTTGCCATGGCTTCAAGTGTTAA